A region from the Rufibacter sp. DG15C genome encodes:
- a CDS encoding septal ring lytic transglycosylase RlpA family protein: protein MPSLSPLLLRRVVLSLSFLALLWLGSCTSTGPALGEKGYTEKGKASYYSNKLSGKKMANGQRYSPGKKTAAHKKLPFGTKVRVTNPANGKSVKVRITDRGPFTPGRILDLSMKAARQLDLEKSGVAKVEMEVVKPAKKK from the coding sequence ATGCCTAGTCTTTCCCCCTTGTTGCTGAGAAGAGTTGTATTGTCTTTGAGTTTTCTGGCGCTTCTGTGGCTGGGCAGCTGTACCTCTACTGGCCCGGCCCTAGGCGAGAAAGGCTACACTGAGAAAGGCAAGGCCAGTTACTACAGCAACAAACTCAGCGGTAAGAAGATGGCCAACGGCCAGCGCTACAGTCCCGGCAAAAAGACGGCAGCGCACAAGAAACTACCCTTCGGGACCAAGGTGCGCGTTACTAACCCAGCCAACGGTAAGTCGGTGAAAGTACGCATCACGGATAGAGGACCTTTTACACCCGGTCGTATCCTGGATCTTTCTATGAAAGCCGCCCGCCAGTTGGATTTGGAGAAGTCTGGTGTGGCGAAGGTGGAGATGGAGGTGGTGAAGCCTGCTAAGAAGAAGTAA
- a CDS encoding alpha/beta fold hydrolase, translating to MKPLLLLHGALGAENQFEPLLTLLPEQVPVYSFNLAGHGGAPFAEAPFTMSSFVEQLLQWLEEKKLGQVNVFGYSMGGYVALEAARQQPQHFAQIFTLATKFAWSPESAQHETAKLQPEVIQEKVPAFAEALRQRHAPQDWQELMRQTAQMMHQLGAQPLLTAETLGQIMVPVRVAVGDRDQMVTLEETIHAYRHFSNAQLQILPNTKHPLEQLHWPLLAQALTHFFTYA from the coding sequence ATGAAACCTCTGTTGCTATTACACGGTGCGCTGGGCGCCGAAAACCAGTTTGAACCGCTTCTCACCTTGTTGCCAGAACAGGTACCGGTCTACTCCTTCAATTTAGCAGGCCACGGCGGTGCACCGTTCGCAGAGGCTCCCTTCACCATGTCCTCCTTTGTGGAGCAGCTTCTGCAGTGGCTAGAAGAAAAGAAGTTGGGACAAGTCAACGTCTTTGGCTACAGCATGGGCGGTTACGTGGCTCTGGAGGCGGCAAGGCAGCAGCCTCAGCACTTTGCGCAGATTTTTACACTGGCCACTAAGTTTGCTTGGTCCCCAGAAAGCGCCCAGCATGAAACCGCCAAGCTACAGCCCGAGGTCATCCAAGAGAAAGTACCAGCCTTTGCCGAGGCCCTTCGGCAGCGCCACGCCCCGCAGGACTGGCAGGAACTGATGCGCCAAACCGCCCAGATGATGCACCAGTTGGGAGCGCAGCCGCTCCTTACCGCAGAGACTCTTGGCCAGATCATGGTGCCTGTGCGCGTAGCCGTGGGAGACCGTGACCAGATGGTGACCCTGGAGGAAACCATCCATGCGTACCGTCACTTTAGCAATGCCCAATTGCAGATACTGCCTAACACCAAGCATCCGTTAGAACAACTACACTGGCCGCTATTGGCGCAGGCGCTTACCCACTTCTTCACCTATGCCTAG
- a CDS encoding GNAT family N-acetyltransferase, whose amino-acid sequence MPTPFTIRPITSYQEMLDQFRLIQLLNPHMTQERYTQLIDQMHPSPYKMVGCFKDDVCVGLSGYWIATKLYSGKYLEIDNFVVDEPYRSQGVGKLLLDWLLVLAKAQACETAMLDAYVVNAPAHKFYLREGFQIKGFHFLKKL is encoded by the coding sequence GTGCCCACTCCCTTCACCATTCGTCCCATCACCAGCTACCAAGAAATGCTGGACCAGTTCCGGCTCATTCAGCTGTTGAATCCGCACATGACGCAGGAGCGCTACACCCAGCTTATTGACCAGATGCACCCCAGTCCTTACAAGATGGTGGGTTGTTTTAAGGACGATGTCTGCGTGGGGCTTTCTGGCTACTGGATTGCCACCAAACTCTACAGCGGCAAGTACCTGGAGATTGACAATTTTGTGGTAGACGAACCGTACCGCTCCCAAGGCGTGGGCAAGCTGCTGTTGGACTGGCTCTTGGTTCTGGCCAAAGCCCAAGCCTGCGAAACCGCCATGCTGGACGCCTACGTGGTTAATGCCCCGGCCCATAAGTTCTACCTGCGCGAAGGCTTCCAGATCAAGGGTTTCCACTTCTTGAAGAAGCTCTAA